The Oryzias melastigma strain HK-1 linkage group LG3, ASM292280v2, whole genome shotgun sequence genome contains a region encoding:
- the pla2r1 gene encoding secretory phospholipase A2 receptor produces the protein MLDRRGPAALAALFCAAVLLAESGRSVSGEDEEVLEEKQLAEFNRKGLFILESIVLKRCIKVDHSSLVLEDCQRPTRRMLWKWVSSHRLFNLGTGTCLGLNILNTTQPLGMFECDKAYTMMWWRCRGNTLYGAFQWKVTVAGRLVVVKKSDYYEWKRHRTPREGPCSYPYEDIHTLLGNSNGMPCVFPFNYNNKWYAECTTEGREDHLHWCSTTPRYDRDERWGFCPVKDSSCERFWESNQELQACYQFNLYTILTWSQALSTCQAQGGNLLSITSLEEQRYIRDRLSSVGTMVWIGLNHLTEGHGWQWSDGAPLSLVNFIPALPASPLQVNRECGFYNSAYDKNWQSLSCESALPYICKKTPNDTRRAEPLENWQYIRTKCDDGWWPHNGFCYRVLPESEAGSWQKSSGACSSQGANLTSIHSLSELEMLLRILANVSGENLEVWIGLRRPSSSPAVEWSDGSPVTLTLWQQFQPVHNLTETPLCAKLEGKKGNWLLVSCAEQLPAMCRKESRIPVQHSETWDEGCPVGWKRHGHSCYTVTSHEQSYEDALMGYYCKAPLLTVENRFEQTFVNSLLSASGANCSRDYWIGLTDRDNKGEYSWLPLNGSSPPLTFTNWNKHQPVSGGGCVAMSGGPALGHWEVKDCKSHKALSVCEQSVSSYHDVQLPEHHIDAYAPCPPGWESQSGLLHCFKIFHDEKVLMKRSWVEADFFCQALGAQLASFHHHEEQDFVNKLLSTMFEGTEGRWFWLGFNKRNPEHPGVWEWSDGSPVATSFIEDKNEEDDRKDCAVYSDLTSAVTPQPCDAKHEWICKLSRGDQLRKPYWYTEQSEPWVFFRGAEYLLVKQPFDWHSVSLACQMMGAYLLSIHSREELQFIKERLRRFSLGPTDWWIGMSVGPPGEEARWSDSTEIEFQNWVDRTSHGGPKKTRMCATISSLSGKWSLNKCSELHGYVCKRRTVSVVETPREPHYIGGCPEKWLYFGHKCLLLHLPDNPKQGKSWRDAQSICSSFDGSLVAIEDEIEQAYITMLLQGSFVGVWIGLRDEDTMKWTNGRPVVYTNWSPVEPRSYPIDEEWLSGVTDEPLCTVLSNNHNFHLTGKWYDEKCSESGYGFVCQKPQDISKPPTHSYHHPLPENIEYRSRSYKALSGNMSWEEALTKCQEKGSDLVSITDAYHQAFLTVLVNRLAVPHWIGLYSEDSGINYRWSDGGETVYTHWDTADDEDDFVSEVCVYIDVNGGWRTADCRTLLPGALCHVPPTPPSSEPYISNKIACPSSWVNFERWCYNFDHVIEKHTFEESSQNCKHLGVSSNLLTITSKAENRFILEQLWSSGFIHQSIWLGMYFNIDTNSMEWVDSLKSDYTNWASKGPDAKRMTADTCVTTKVVDGVWHISTCTERLGFICKSTADLITEVKGERLKDLHHGVIPAAVLAAVLIFALLVASMWFLYKRNYLCFHGIHTNSARFHSLPALRSAYYRQTSSQATESDGNVLITDLETHSGE, from the exons GAAAGGGCCTGTTTATCCTGGAGAGCATCGTGCTGAAGCGCTGCATCAAGGTGGATCATTCCAGCCTGGTGCTGGAAGACTGTCAGCGTCCCACACGCCGCATGCTGTGGAAGTGGGTGTCCTCTCATCGCCTCTTCAACCTGGGCACCGGCACGTGCCTGGGCCTCAACATCCTGAACACCACGCAGCCTCTTGGCATGTTTGAGTGCGACAAGGCCTACACCATGATGTGGTGGCGCTGCCGTGGCAACACGCTGTACGGGGCGTTCCAGTGGAAGGTGACCGTGGCTGGACGGTTGGTGGTGGTGAAGAAAAGCGATTATTATGAGTGGAAGAGGCACAGAACTCCCAGAGAAGGCCCCTGCTCATATCCATACGAAG atATACACACTTTGTTGGGAAACTCCAATGGAATGCCCTGCGTTTTCCCCTTCAACTACAACAACAAATGGTACGCTGAGTGTACCACTGAGGGCCGGGAGGACCACCTTCACTGGTGCTCCACCACTCCTCGCTATGACCGGGACGAAAGATGGGGCTTCTGTCCGGTGAAAG ATTCCAGTTGTGAGCGCTTCTGGGAATCGAACCAGGAGCTGCAGGCCTGTTACCAGTTCAACCTCTACACAATCCTTACCTGGAGTCAGGCACTCTCAACTTGTCAGGCTCAAGGTGGAAATCTGCTGAGCATCACCAGCCTGGAAGAGCAAAGGTACATCAGAG ATCGGCTTTCTAGTGTTGGGACAATGGTGTGGATCGGGCTGAACCACCTCACGGAGGGACACGGGTGGCAGTGGTCTGATGGAGCGCCTCTGTCGCTGGTGAATTTCATCCCAG CTCTGCCTGCCAGCCCTCTGCAGGTCAACAGAGAGTGTGGATTCTACAACTCAGCCTATGACAAAAACTGGCAGAGTCTGTCTTGTGAGTCTGCTCTGCCTTACATCTGCAAGAAGACGCCCAACGACACCCGCAGGGCTGAGCCTCTAG AGAACTGGCAGTACATCCGTACCAAGTGCGATGACGGCTGGTGGCCTCACAACGGTTTCTGTTATCGCGTGCTGCCAGAGAGTGAGGCTGGAAGCTGGCAGAAATCCTCTGGAGCCTGCAGCTCTCAGGGGGCAAACCTCACCAGCATCCACTCTCTGTCAGAGCTGGAGATGCTGCTCCGCATCCTCGCTAATG TTTCTGGAGAGAATCTGGAGGTTTGGATTGGACTCAGGAGACCCTCATCGTCTCCAGCTGTAGAGTGGTCAGATGGGTCACCTGTAACGCTCACTCTCTGGCAGCAGTTTCAGCCTGTTCACAACCTGACAGAGACGCCACTCTGTGCTAAACTGGAGGGAAAG AAAGGAAACTGGCTTCTGGTGTCTTGCGCTGAGCAGCTGCCCGCCATGTGCAGAAAAGAAAGCAGGATTCCTGTTCAGCACTCAGAAACCTGGGATGAAGGATGTCCTGTG GGATGGAAGCGACACGGCCATTCCTGCTACACCGTGACGAGTCACGAGCAGAGTTATGAAGATGCCTTGATGGGATACTACTGCAAAGCTCCTCTCCTCACTGTGGAAAACAG GTTTGAACAGACTTTTGTCAACAGTTTGCTGAGTGCGAGTGGAGCCAACTGTAGCAGAGATTACTGGATCGGCCTCACGGACCGGGACAACAAGGGAGAGTACAGCTGGCTTCCTCTGAACGGCTCGTCTCCACCTTTGACCTTCACCAACTGGAACAAACACCAGCCTG TCAGCGGTGGGGGCTGTGTTGCTATGTCAGGTGGACCTGCTCTGGGTCACTGGGAGGTGAAGGATTGCAAGTCGCACAAGGCGCTGTCGGTGTGTGAGCAGAGCGTGAGCAGCTACCACGATGTTCAGCTGCCAGAGCACCACATTGACGCCTACGCCCCCTGTCCTCCGGGATGGGAGTCACAGTCCGGGCTGCTGCACTGTTTTAAG ATATTCCACGATGAGAAAGTCCTCATGAAGCGCTCCTGGGTGGAGGCAGACTTCTTCTGCCAGGCTCTTGGAGCTCAGCTGGCCAGTTTCCATCACCACGAGGAGCAGGACTTTGTTAACAAACTTCTCAGTACAATGTTTGAGGG AACAGAGGGCCGTTGGTTCTGGCTGGGCTTTAATAAAAGAAACCCAGAGCATCCTGGAGTGTGGGAATGGTCTGATGGTTCCCCA GTAGCCACGTCTTTTATTGAGGATAAAAATGAGGAGGACGACCGCAAGGACTGTGCTGTGTACAGTGATTTGACCAGCGCTGTCACGCCGCAGCCCTGCGACGCCAAACACGAGTGGATATGCAAGCTGTCTCGAG GTGATCAGCTAAGAAAGCCGTATTGGTACACCGAGC AGAGTGAACCCTGGGTATTTTTCCGCGGCGCTGAGTACCTGTTGGTGAAGCAGCCCTTCGACTGGCACTCGGTTTCCCTGGCCTGTCAGATGATGGGCGCCTACCTTCTGTCCATACACTCCAGGGAGGAGCTGCAGTTCATCAAAGAGCGTCTGCGACGG TTCTCTTTGGGGCCGACCGATTGGTGGATTGGGATGTCCGTTGGTCCACCTGGAGAGGAGGCCAG ATGGAGTGATAGCACAGAGATAGAGTTTCAGAACTGGGTGGACAGGACTTCTCATGGTGGCCCTAAAAAAACCAGGATGTGTGCCACCATCTCATCGTTATCAG GAAAGTGGTCGTTGAATAAATGCAGTGAACTCCATGGCTATGTGTGCAAGAGGAGGACGGTGTCGGTGGTGGAGACCCCCAGAGAGCCACACTACATTGGAGGATGTCCTGAGAAATGGCTGTACTTTGGACACAAG TGCCTCTTACTTCACCTCCCTGACAATCCAAAGCAGGGAAAGAGCTGGAGGGATGCTCAGTCAATCTGCTCCTCGTTTGACGGCTCGCTGGTTGCCATCGAAGATGAGATTGAACAAG CCTACATAACCATGCTGCTTCAGGGAAGTTTTGTTGGCGTTTGGATCGGCCTGCGGGATGAGGACACCATGAAATGGACCAATGGAAGACCTGTTGTCTACACCAACTGGTCTCCGGTTGAACCGAGGAGTTACCCCATT GATGAAGAGTGGCTGAGTGGTGTCACTGATGAACCCCTTTGCACCGTTTTGTCCAATAATCATAACTTCCACCTCACTGGGAAATGGTACGACGAGAAGTGCAGTGAGAGCGGGTACGGCTTTGTTTGTCAGAAACCTCAAG ATATATCCAAACCTCCCACCCACTCCTATCACCATCCTCTCCCTGAAAATATTGAGTACCGGAGCCGCAGCTACAAGGCGCTGTCTGGTAACATGAGCTGGGAGGAGGCGCTGACTAAGTGCCAAGAGAAGGGCTCTGACCTAGTGAGCATCACAGACGCCTACCACCAGGCCTTCCTCACTGTCCTCGTCAATAGACTGGCCGTCCCGCACTGGATTGGACTGTACAGTGAAGAC AGTGGGATCAATTACCGGTGGTCAGACGGCGGTGAAACGGTGTACACGCACTGGGACACGGCTGACGACGAGGACGACTTTGTGTCGGAGGTGTGCGTGTACATTGATGTGAACGGAGGCTGGAGGACAGCTGACTGCAGAACTCTGCTACCAGGAGCTCTGTGTCACGTTCCCCCGACACCACCGA GCAGTGAGCCGTACATCTCCAATAAAATTGCGTGTCCTTCCTCCTGGGTGAACTTTGAACGGTGGTGCTATAACTTTGATCATGTTATAGAGAAACACACTTTTGAAGAATCCAGCCAGAACTGCAAGCATTTAG GTGTCTCCTCCAACCTTCTTACCATTACAAGTAAGGCAGAGAATCGCTTCATTTTGGAGCAGCTGTGGTCCTCAGGGTTCATTCACCAGTCCATTTGGTTGGGGATGTACTTCAACATCGACA CTAACTCTATGGAATGGGTGGATTCCCTAAAATCCGACTATACCAACTGGGCCAGCAAAGGCCCGGATGCAAAACGGATGACCGCCGATACCTGTGTTACTACCAAGGTGGTTGACGGTGTGTGGCACATATCCACGTGCACAGAGCGACTTGGCTTCATTTGCAAATCCACAGCAG ATTTAATAACAGAGGTGAAAGGGGAACGGCTAAAAG ATTTGCATCACGGCGTTATCCCTGCTGCGGTGCTGGCAGCTGTACTCATCTTTGCCCTGCTGGTCGCCTCAATGTGGTTTTTGTACAAGAGGAACTATCTGTGTTTTCATGGGATCCACACAAACTCTGCACGCTTTCACAGCCTCCCTGCACTCAGAAGTGCTTATTACAGACAAACCAGCTCTCAAGCAACGGAGTCGGACGGAAATGTGCTGATTACAGACCTGGAGACTCACTCGGGAGAATAG